Proteins co-encoded in one Burkholderia sp. WP9 genomic window:
- a CDS encoding tyrosine-type recombinase/integrase, whose translation MSLVTSQPQEFASLLQRFFVERLMQQQNASARTVESYRDTFRMLLTYAQQVLHKPPEKLTLDELDVTLITAFLDHLETARSNSIRSRNARLSAIRTFYHYVTMRCPQALHLAQQILSIPTKRFERPLLGFLSREEVHALLGAPDPDTWFGQRDRLLLALLYNTGARVSELTGMRVADVTLAATPWVRLHGKGRKQRAVPLWRETAAAIRTWIRNQRLQPEQPLLPSRHGGPMTRANVAERFSLALTAAAKTCPSLLKRHITPHSMRHTVATHLLQAGVGITEVALWLGHESPLTTHGYVEADQAMKRRALAAVKAPRVKVPFYRPPDSLLKFLESL comes from the coding sequence ATGAGCCTTGTCACCAGCCAGCCACAGGAGTTTGCCTCGCTCCTCCAGCGGTTCTTCGTCGAGCGGCTAATGCAGCAGCAGAATGCGAGTGCAAGAACGGTCGAATCATACCGTGACACCTTCCGTATGCTATTGACCTACGCTCAGCAAGTGTTGCATAAGCCGCCCGAGAAGTTAACTCTCGACGAGCTCGACGTCACATTGATCACTGCCTTTCTGGACCACCTCGAAACTGCACGATCCAATAGCATTCGCAGTCGCAATGCCCGGCTTTCCGCAATACGGACCTTCTACCACTATGTCACGATGCGATGTCCGCAAGCACTGCACCTGGCTCAACAAATTCTCTCGATCCCAACGAAACGTTTCGAGAGACCGCTTCTCGGATTTCTCTCACGTGAGGAAGTTCACGCCTTGTTGGGTGCGCCCGATCCGGATACGTGGTTCGGGCAGCGCGACCGTCTATTGCTCGCACTGCTGTACAACACTGGAGCCCGAGTGTCGGAGCTGACAGGAATGCGGGTAGCCGATGTAACGCTCGCTGCGACGCCGTGGGTACGCCTGCATGGCAAGGGGCGGAAGCAGCGTGCCGTACCCCTATGGCGTGAAACTGCGGCAGCGATACGCACCTGGATACGTAACCAGCGTTTACAACCGGAACAGCCGCTGCTGCCAAGTCGCCATGGCGGACCAATGACGCGCGCAAACGTGGCTGAACGATTTTCGCTGGCACTGACGGCAGCAGCGAAGACCTGTCCATCGCTTCTGAAGCGCCATATTACCCCGCATTCCATGAGGCACACGGTTGCCACGCATCTCTTGCAGGCCGGTGTAGGTATCACCGAGGTTGCGCTCTGGCTCGGACATGAAAGCCCCCTGACGACGCACGGCTATGTCGAGGCAGATCAGGCAATGAAGCGCCGAGCACTTGCGGCGGTGAAAGCGCCCAGAGTCAAGGTGCCTTTTTATCGCCCACCCGATTCACTGCTCAAATTTCTGGAAAGCCTTTGA
- a CDS encoding tyrosine-type recombinase/integrase, translating into MNAPRLWTERIEDYLAYRRNAGFNVVGDAPRLRQFGRFADRQTPPQSHLVVELAVAWAQSTKRSQYFTWARRLELLRGFARYWQRFDPVTEVPPGRLLGRAYRRLTPHIFTQQEVSMLMAATAGLQPRDGLRPATCKTMIGLLAASGLRPIEATRLTRNDVDLDQGLLLVQEAKGHRSRLIPLHPSTTEALRTYAQQRDRLVRQPGSDRFFLLDKGKAAGVPTLQCALETLCRRLGWLPRGDYAHHRCYDFRHSFVANSLLRADRHGIDADHAILALSTYLGHASVAHTYWYCTAVPELMAIVGERFHQYAKGEST; encoded by the coding sequence ATGAATGCGCCCCGACTTTGGACCGAGCGCATCGAAGACTACCTTGCGTATCGGCGCAACGCTGGATTTAATGTCGTGGGCGACGCGCCCAGACTGCGGCAATTCGGGCGGTTCGCTGATCGGCAGACGCCCCCGCAGTCACACCTTGTCGTCGAACTCGCCGTGGCATGGGCTCAATCGACGAAACGAAGTCAATACTTTACTTGGGCTCGGCGTCTTGAGCTGCTGCGGGGTTTTGCGCGGTACTGGCAGCGTTTCGATCCAGTGACCGAGGTGCCGCCAGGAAGGTTGCTCGGCAGAGCCTATCGCCGATTGACGCCACATATTTTCACTCAACAGGAAGTATCGATGCTGATGGCAGCTACCGCCGGCCTGCAGCCTCGGGATGGCCTGCGTCCTGCGACCTGCAAGACCATGATCGGGCTGCTCGCAGCAAGTGGACTACGCCCGATAGAGGCCACACGCCTGACACGTAATGACGTCGATCTTGATCAGGGACTGCTGTTGGTCCAGGAAGCAAAAGGGCATCGAAGCCGCTTGATTCCATTGCATCCGAGCACCACAGAGGCACTACGCACGTATGCTCAACAGCGTGATCGCCTCGTGCGCCAGCCAGGCAGCGACCGTTTTTTTCTGCTCGACAAAGGTAAGGCAGCCGGCGTACCAACGCTCCAGTGCGCGTTGGAAACCCTATGCCGTCGACTCGGGTGGTTGCCACGAGGCGATTATGCGCATCATCGCTGTTATGACTTCAGACATAGTTTTGTCGCCAACAGTCTGTTGCGCGCCGACCGCCACGGGATCGATGCTGACCACGCAATCCTCGCGCTCTCGACTTATCTCGGCCACGCTTCAGTTGCCCACACTTACTGGTACTGTACGGCGGTGCCGGAACTGATGGCAATCGTTGGAGAGCGCTTTCATCAGTATGCCAAAGGAGAATCGACATGA
- a CDS encoding tyrosine-type recombinase/integrase, protein MTVSKLAADSSRCGIAIGSPVDAIVSKYVDHLLALRYADDTIQHYLASLRHFTHRLNKNKRLTLADIDDALVTEFVDVHLPHCRCPRPCMRHVNTVRAALRHLLAVLKEEGLCSTVRPQLHTPVDIELELYRHYLVDSCGYAQTTCRNRLWRIRRFLDSVFGQGQGSVSAGHLTSMDIEDFTARCFKGRSHGTRRSYCVDLASYLRFRGLNGDDTRALFAAIPKMAPPMPAPLPIAMTERELDLFFAAFDLTKPIGMRDFAIARFLTDLALRRMEVVRLQLESFDWQNGTVTLTHNKGGRERKLPLPVQTAHALVRYLQYGRPDTSNRAVFVRQIAPYDMPIDAVAINHLIRGAFVRAGLDERFHGVHVLRRTAATRLIQGGASLKEVADVLGHRHLNTTTLYTRVDLDRLRKVAQPWPEHRS, encoded by the coding sequence ATGACTGTCAGCAAATTGGCGGCGGACTCATCGCGCTGTGGCATAGCTATCGGGAGCCCCGTAGACGCCATCGTCTCCAAATACGTTGATCACTTGCTTGCCCTGCGATATGCGGACGATACGATTCAACACTATCTGGCCTCCTTGCGTCACTTTACGCATCGGCTGAACAAGAACAAGCGGTTGACCCTTGCCGATATCGATGATGCTCTCGTGACGGAGTTTGTCGATGTTCATTTGCCGCATTGCAGATGTCCGCGACCGTGTATGCGCCATGTCAACACGGTACGCGCGGCTCTCCGCCATCTTCTGGCCGTTCTCAAGGAGGAAGGGTTGTGCAGCACCGTACGACCTCAGTTGCATACGCCGGTCGACATCGAACTAGAACTGTACAGGCATTATCTGGTGGATAGTTGCGGTTACGCGCAGACCACTTGCCGTAACCGCCTTTGGCGGATTCGCCGCTTCCTCGACTCTGTCTTCGGTCAGGGTCAGGGGTCCGTGTCTGCCGGTCACCTGACTTCAATGGATATTGAGGACTTCACCGCACGCTGTTTCAAAGGCCGGAGTCACGGGACACGTCGTAGCTACTGCGTTGATCTCGCAAGTTATCTGCGCTTTCGTGGCTTGAACGGAGATGACACTCGTGCTCTCTTCGCTGCGATCCCGAAGATGGCGCCACCAATGCCGGCGCCTCTGCCGATTGCGATGACCGAGAGGGAACTGGATCTCTTTTTCGCAGCGTTCGATTTGACCAAACCGATTGGCATGCGCGATTTCGCAATTGCACGGTTTTTGACCGATTTGGCGCTACGTCGCATGGAAGTCGTGCGACTGCAGTTGGAATCATTCGATTGGCAGAATGGAACGGTGACGCTGACTCATAACAAGGGCGGACGAGAACGCAAGCTACCGCTGCCGGTACAAACGGCCCACGCACTTGTCCGCTATTTACAATACGGACGGCCCGATACGAGTAATCGTGCCGTCTTTGTCCGGCAAATCGCGCCGTACGACATGCCGATTGACGCCGTTGCCATCAATCACCTCATCAGAGGCGCCTTTGTACGTGCAGGCCTCGACGAGCGATTTCATGGCGTCCACGTGTTGCGACGCACGGCAGCAACCCGCCTCATTCAAGGTGGGGCATCGCTAAAAGAAGTTGCCGATGTACTGGGGCACAGACATCTCAACACGACGACGCTTTACACCAGGGTTGATCTTGATCGTCTGCGCAAGGTAGCGCAACCATGGCCGGAGCATCGATCATGA